The genome window GTAACTTCAGGGCAGGATTTGTTTTTAATTGAGAAATAAATCCCGGCAGGGATAAAAGAATTGCAAATTGCAAATCGAGAAATTGCAAATTTAAAATTGTAGGTTTTGAAATACAGTTGTTAAATTTGCATTTTGCAATTTGCAATTTTCAATTTGCAATGAAGTCGGTAATAATAAATATGTATTTTAAAGTTAAAGCAAAATCAAAACCTAAGTTCGGGTACGAAAGCGAGTTAAAAGGATTGGCCTTTATTCTGACCGCCTTTTTGCTTTCCTATTGCCTGGTCATACCGCAGCAATCAGGCGCTCTCGGCCAGGCAGCGGCCAGGATATTGTTTTTATTTTTCGGAAAAGCTGCCTTCGTAATACCTTTGATAATGCTCTGGTGGGGCTATTCTTTCTTAAGGGCTTCGCTTGATATTCAATGGCGTATAAACTTTGTTTTAAGCCTTATTTTCTTAGGGGTCTTAAGCAGCCTGCTTTCTTTATTGGGACAGAGGTTTTATGCCGTCAATTCCGGCGGATTTCTGGGCCTTAAAATGGCACCGTTTTTCTACAGGATATTCGGCCCGAATTTTGCGCTTGTTATAACAACAGTTATCCTGGTTTATCTCGGAAGTCTTATCTTCAGGGTCTCATTGAGGGATGTTTTTGTTACAGCCTGCAATAAACTGGTAGAAGATTATAAACTCTGGCAGAAAGAAAGAGCCCAGTGGAAAAAGGCTTTGCCGCCAAAAATAAAAACAAGAGAAGAAGCACAAAAACCTCAAGCCGCTAAACCTGAGCCCGAAGCAAAGCCCAAAATAATAGAGCCTCAAAAGCCCGTTATTACAAAGACAGAAGAAAAAAGAGCAGAAAAAAAACCTGCTGATGCAGAAACTGCCAAGAAATCCAAAGCAAATACAGAAGAAAAACAGCCAGCATACAATAAATACCAGCTGCCTCTTTTCAGCCTTCTTTCATCTTCAGGCGATATAGTTGTAAAGCATGACCAAAGTGAGCATCTGGCAAATGCTGAACTTCTTACTAAAACACTTGAACAATTCAATATTTCTGCAAAGGTCAAAGAGATAATCCCGGGCCCGGTAGTCACGAGATATGATATAGAACTTGCTCCGGGCATAAAAATACAGGCTGTAACTGCTTTAAGCGACAATATTTCTTTATCAATGAAAGTCCCTGCAGTACGGATAATAGCAGTACCGGAAAAATCGGCCGTGGGAATTGAAGTCCCTAACAGCGAAACCAGGATAGTCAACCTTAAAGGAATTTTTGAAAGCCAGGAATTTGCAAATTCAAAATCTCTTCTTACTCTTGCCCTCGGAAGGACAACCGACGGGGCCTCCTATGTTACGGACCTTGTTCCCATGCCTCATCTGCTCATAGCAGGCGCTACGGGTTCGGGAAAAAGCGTGGGCATACACAGCATTATAGCTTCCATACTTTATAAGGCAAGGCCTGATGAAGTGAAATTCCTTCTTATTGATCCGAAACGCCTGGAACTGCCTATGTACCATGGAATACCTCATATCTATGACCCCAGCGTTGCACCCGAGCAGGCCGATATAATAACCCAGCCCAAGGAAGCTGCCTTGTCCTTGAAAAAACTTGTCAAAGTGATGGAAAAAAGGTATGAGAAATTTGCAAAAGAAACCGTAAGGAATATCGAAGGTTATAATGAGAAAATGCAGGAAACAGGCGGCGAGAAGGAGTTCTATATAGTGGTGGTGATAGATGAGCTTGCCGACCTTATGCTGATCGCTACAAAAGAAGTCGAAGATTCCATACAACGGCTTGCCCAGATGGCAAGGGCCGTAGGTATCCATTTGATACTTGCCACGCAGAGGCCGTCGGTGGATGTTATTACGGGTGTTATTAAAGCTAATTTCCCTGCCAGGATAGCTTTCCAGACGACTTCAAAAGTGGATTCACGCGTTATCCTTGACACCATAGGCGCAGAGGACCTGTTCGGAAAAGGCGATATGCTTTTTGTCCCTCCCGGAGAATCAAAGCAGATACGTTTACAGGGCGGTTTTATATCACAGAAAGAGATAGAAAAGGTGGTCAAGTTCATAAAAGACCAGAACCTGCCTGCCCATTACGAGGACATCTTTGAAAAATCAGGTGCCTCGGAGGTTCTGGATGAAGAGGAAGAAAAGCATTCCGAAGACCTTTCCAGAGCCTTACAGCTTGTAAGGGAACGCAAACGCGTTTCCCAGGACCTTTTAAAAGCCCATTTCGGTTCGTCAGCCCGTGCAACGAATATATTAAGTCTGCTTGAAACCAAGGGTTTTATACATAAACCCGAAGGCACGAACCGCTGGCAGATCCATTTCGATAAGATAGACGAATACTTGAACCTCACTGGAAATTAAAAATGAAAAAACTTTTTGTAGAATTATCGCTTGTTTGTATAGTTTCTGTTAATTGTTCTGTAAGCTTGACGGCTTATGAAACAAAATTGGACGAGATACTCAGTAACCTCGAAAAAAACGACGAGGCCGTAGAAAATATAAAATTCAATTATACCCAGGATATAACATATACGCTTACCAATGAGATACAACATACTTATGGACAGATGATATTTAGTAAACCGAATAATTTTTATTTCAAACAGGATAAACCCCTCGATCAGGAGATCGTTTCGAACGGAAAAAAGGTCTGGATCTATACACCATCCTACAAGCAGGTGATAGTTGATGATGTACAGAGATGGCTTAAGAGCGGTATCCTGCCTAATTCTACTATAAGCCTTAATTTAAACTGGAAGGAGTTAAAAAGTAAATATTCTTTTGAATACCTGGGAGAAGAAAACGGGGCATACCTGCTCCTTTTTACTCCGCTTGCAGTTCAAGCTGAGGCCAAAGACGGTTCTTTAAATAGCTGGAAAATGAAGCTGTGGTTCGACACAAAAGAATACAGCCCGTTGAGGGTTGACCTGCTCGGGGAAAATATTTCCGTGATAACAAAAATAAGCGGCTATGCCAGGGACCAGAAAATAGATAAGAAAATATTTGTTTTTAAAGCCCCTAAAGGTGTGGATATTATGAGGATGAGTAAATAAATGGAAATAAAAACAGCGCTGAATAATACCACGATGAAAATAGGAAAGTCCCTGAAAGATAGAAGGGCAGCCAAGAATATATCTATAGAGGCCATAAACCAGGAGACCCGCATACCGAAGATTTATATAAAGGCTATAGAAGAAGGGGACATGTCCAAGTTCTCTGCCGATGTATATTACACCGGTTCTTTACGGAAGTATGCGTCTTATCTGGGTCTGAATGCGAATGAGCTTGTAGACCAGTATTTGAATGAAAAAAGTGCGGCAAAGAACGAGTTAAAGGCAAAAACAGAAAAAAAAGAAAAAGCCAGTCTTAAAAGGATACTGGTTGCAGCCTTAGCGGTGCTTTTCCTGTGGGCTGCAGCTTTTATATCTATCTTAAGCCTGAATAAAATAAACGAAAATAAATCCGTTAATAAAAGTAAAATAAGCGCAGTCAAAGAAAATGAGCTGCTTAAGCCGAAACACCTTAAAAAAAATGAACTTGATCTTGAGGTAAAAGCCATTTCCTCCACCTGGATAAGAGTAAAAAGTGACGGCAATTTGGTATTCGAGAACGTACTTCCTGCCGGTGAAAAAAGGAACTGGATAGCAAAAGAAAACCTCGTTCTGAGAATAGGTTATGTCCCTGGTGTTGAAGTGAGCCTTAACGGTAAACGCGTGGACACTATGATAGGTGCAAAAGAATATATAAACGAGATCCAGTTCACAAAAGAATCCTTAAAAAAAGAAAAGCAGTCAAAGGATGTGGAGAGCCCTGTGAAAAAAAACCGGTCAAAAACGGGGATACCGCCCCAGGGTAGGTCCGGCATGGACGGGAATGTCAATAACGGCGGTATACCGCACCTCCTTCAGCCGTCCCAGGATAAAGGGAGGACTACGGAGGGCAAACGATTTTCAAAGGAATCCTTGGACCAGCCGGAGGGGGCCCGCGACCTTGACTTGAACAAAGGACCCAGGGAAATTCAAAATGCAAGATGAAAAATCTCCCGGTGACAAACAGGGTGCCTCTTATCGCCCCGCTGCACAAAAAGCCCAATCCAAGGCGGGAATAAATGTAAATGATGACGGGATGTCACGTTCTCAAAGTCCCGCTAGGGCGGGATCTCTCAAGGCGGGAGAGGGGTTCCACAGGGATAAAAATAAAGTTTGTCTTGTAGCGCTGGGATGCCCCAAAAATATGGTTGAAGTTGAAAGCCTGGCTGGCCTGGTAAAGGATAACGGCTGGGATTTAACGACGGACCTGGATAACTCCAAAGCTGCCATAGTACATACGTGTTCGTTCATAAAAGATGCAAGGGATGAATCAGCCGGAGCCATTAAAGCACTGTCCGAGATAAAGAAAAAAGGAAAGCTTGAAAAACTTATCGTTTCCGGCTGTATGGTTCAGGGAGAAGGAAAAAGGCTTATAAAAGAATTCCCTGATGTTGACGGGTTTATCGGTACGGGTAATTTAAAAGGTATATTAAAACTGCTTTCAGGAGAAAAAAAATTTATTTTAGGAACACCCGGCGGGCTTTTAGATTCTTATGCGCCCAGGCTGCTATCCTCAAATTTACCTACCGCATATTTAAGGCTGGCAGAAGGCTGTAATCATAGATGCAGTTTTTGTTCGATACCTTATCTAAGAGGAAAGTATAAAAGCAGAAATATAAGTTCCATTATTAAAGAGGCAGAAGACCTTTCCTTTAACGGTATAAAGGAATTGATACTTGTAGCCCAGGATACTACTTATTACGGGCACGACATTTACGGCAAGAACAGCCTGCCGGAGCTTCTAAGGAAATTGACTGCTATAAAAGGTATTTCCTGGATAAGGATTATGTACACTTATCCGGACAGTATAGATGAAAGGCTCTTAGATATAGTAAAGTCACAAGACAAGGTATGCAAGTATTTAGATATGCCTCTTCAGCATATCAGTGAAAACGTTTTAAAGAGGATGCGCAGGCATCAAAACGTAAGAGAAACAGTAAAAAGTATAAAGAATAGGATCCCTGATTTAGCACTGCGGACCGCTCTGATAGTGGGTTTTCCTGGAGAGTCAGAAAAGGATTTTAAGGAGATGCATGATTTTGTAGCTCAAGGGTGGTTCGACCAGCTCGGTGTATTTGAATACTCCGATGACAAGAACATCGTTTCACATAAGTTAACCGGTCAGGTCTCGCAGGAAATAAGGCATGGAAGAAGAAAACAGCTTATGCTCAAGCAGAAGGAGATAGTCTTAAATAAGAACAGGGCAATGAAAGGAAAGGTTTTTAAGGTTTTAGTTGAAACCGCAGATAAAAACAATATTTGTTCAGGCAGGGCATATTTCCAGGCTCCGGAAATAGACAATAAAATATTTTTTAAAGGCAGTGCAGCAATAGGCAGTTTTAGGGATGTTAAAATAACTGGATACAAAGGATATGACCTCTACGGCGAGATAGCGTCTGCTTAAAATTTAGCAGGCTCCTGATTACGGTGATTGATTTTTTAGATGTAATAAGGAAATGGTATAGAGTTAAATAAATGAACTTAGCAAATAAATTGACCTTACTTCGCATCGGCCTGGTGCCGTTTCTGATATTCTGTATGTACCTGAACAATTTTTGGACAAGAGTAATAGCCCTTGTGATTTTTGTCGGGGCCGCTTTGACCGATACTTTAGACGGTTTTATAGCAAGAAAATTAAATACAGTAACTACTCTGGGAAAATTTTTGGACCCTTTAGCCGATAAATTGCTTATATCCGCCGTCCTTATAACATTTGTTGGTTTAAGAGAGCTCCGTATCCCTTCCTGGATGGTGGTTTTGATAATTTCAAGGGAATTCATCATAAGCGGTTTAAGGATGCATGCAGCTTCAAAAAACGTGATTATCGCAGCTCATATGTCGGGCAAATTCAAAACCACTTCGCAGATGGTTTCCATAATTATTGTTATGCTTATATTGATAATAAATGCCGCCATCTGGCATACGAAACACCTTACACCTACGCAGCTGCTGTCAACTTCTGCAGGGATGAAGTATTTTATAGAATGGTGCCTGCT of Candidatus Liberimonas magnetica contains these proteins:
- a CDS encoding DNA translocase FtsK, encoding MYFKVKAKSKPKFGYESELKGLAFILTAFLLSYCLVIPQQSGALGQAAARILFLFFGKAAFVIPLIMLWWGYSFLRASLDIQWRINFVLSLIFLGVLSSLLSLLGQRFYAVNSGGFLGLKMAPFFYRIFGPNFALVITTVILVYLGSLIFRVSLRDVFVTACNKLVEDYKLWQKERAQWKKALPPKIKTREEAQKPQAAKPEPEAKPKIIEPQKPVITKTEEKRAEKKPADAETAKKSKANTEEKQPAYNKYQLPLFSLLSSSGDIVVKHDQSEHLANAELLTKTLEQFNISAKVKEIIPGPVVTRYDIELAPGIKIQAVTALSDNISLSMKVPAVRIIAVPEKSAVGIEVPNSETRIVNLKGIFESQEFANSKSLLTLALGRTTDGASYVTDLVPMPHLLIAGATGSGKSVGIHSIIASILYKARPDEVKFLLIDPKRLELPMYHGIPHIYDPSVAPEQADIITQPKEAALSLKKLVKVMEKRYEKFAKETVRNIEGYNEKMQETGGEKEFYIVVVIDELADLMLIATKEVEDSIQRLAQMARAVGIHLILATQRPSVDVITGVIKANFPARIAFQTTSKVDSRVILDTIGAEDLFGKGDMLFVPPGESKQIRLQGGFISQKEIEKVVKFIKDQNLPAHYEDIFEKSGASEVLDEEEEKHSEDLSRALQLVRERKRVSQDLLKAHFGSSARATNILSLLETKGFIHKPEGTNRWQIHFDKIDEYLNLTGN
- the pgsA gene encoding CDP-diacylglycerol--glycerol-3-phosphate 3-phosphatidyltransferase, with amino-acid sequence MNLANKLTLLRIGLVPFLIFCMYLNNFWTRVIALVIFVGAALTDTLDGFIARKLNTVTTLGKFLDPLADKLLISAVLITFVGLRELRIPSWMVVLIISREFIISGLRMHAASKNVIIAAHMSGKFKTTSQMVSIIIVMLILIINAAIWHTKHLTPTQLLSTSAGMKYFIEWCLLMLPYYLMLITTILTVYSGLAYLYEHRDLLRE
- a CDS encoding outer membrane lipoprotein carrier protein LolA, encoding MKKLFVELSLVCIVSVNCSVSLTAYETKLDEILSNLEKNDEAVENIKFNYTQDITYTLTNEIQHTYGQMIFSKPNNFYFKQDKPLDQEIVSNGKKVWIYTPSYKQVIVDDVQRWLKSGILPNSTISLNLNWKELKSKYSFEYLGEENGAYLLLFTPLAVQAEAKDGSLNSWKMKLWFDTKEYSPLRVDLLGENISVITKISGYARDQKIDKKIFVFKAPKGVDIMRMSK
- the rimO gene encoding 30S ribosomal protein S12 methylthiotransferase RimO codes for the protein MQDEKSPGDKQGASYRPAAQKAQSKAGINVNDDGMSRSQSPARAGSLKAGEGFHRDKNKVCLVALGCPKNMVEVESLAGLVKDNGWDLTTDLDNSKAAIVHTCSFIKDARDESAGAIKALSEIKKKGKLEKLIVSGCMVQGEGKRLIKEFPDVDGFIGTGNLKGILKLLSGEKKFILGTPGGLLDSYAPRLLSSNLPTAYLRLAEGCNHRCSFCSIPYLRGKYKSRNISSIIKEAEDLSFNGIKELILVAQDTTYYGHDIYGKNSLPELLRKLTAIKGISWIRIMYTYPDSIDERLLDIVKSQDKVCKYLDMPLQHISENVLKRMRRHQNVRETVKSIKNRIPDLALRTALIVGFPGESEKDFKEMHDFVAQGWFDQLGVFEYSDDKNIVSHKLTGQVSQEIRHGRRKQLMLKQKEIVLNKNRAMKGKVFKVLVETADKNNICSGRAYFQAPEIDNKIFFKGSAAIGSFRDVKITGYKGYDLYGEIASA
- a CDS encoding DUF4115 domain-containing protein, which translates into the protein MEIKTALNNTTMKIGKSLKDRRAAKNISIEAINQETRIPKIYIKAIEEGDMSKFSADVYYTGSLRKYASYLGLNANELVDQYLNEKSAAKNELKAKTEKKEKASLKRILVAALAVLFLWAAAFISILSLNKINENKSVNKSKISAVKENELLKPKHLKKNELDLEVKAISSTWIRVKSDGNLVFENVLPAGEKRNWIAKENLVLRIGYVPGVEVSLNGKRVDTMIGAKEYINEIQFTKESLKKEKQSKDVESPVKKNRSKTGIPPQGRSGMDGNVNNGGIPHLLQPSQDKGRTTEGKRFSKESLDQPEGARDLDLNKGPREIQNAR